One part of the Desulfonema ishimotonii genome encodes these proteins:
- a CDS encoding alpha/beta fold hydrolase — translation MPYVQAGDIKLHYTEYGSGDNVIVFVHGNLGCIHWMDLVWPKISDRFHIYAFDWRGCGESDKPEPDEGYENYSMKQHATDMINAIRGMNIGKCHLINHSTGGIICTHMLLMAPELFGRVLCLDPVGPQGIDLPEGSMEIFQAMKENFDTAYAVLAGTSPSLFDQGTLRPGQMPVFLSSVAEEQKKLFRLIVDKTRQLSDGIWFGTPTQLSREYHSGKLKERLGEIRHEHLVLWGEQDAWIPKEHVEEMVTLLPNCEFRILPGVGHCLNLEAPEHFAKICAEFFSDSL, via the coding sequence ATGCCTTATGTCCAGGCCGGAGACATAAAACTTCACTATACGGAATATGGTTCCGGGGATAATGTCATTGTCTTTGTCCACGGGAATCTGGGATGTATCCACTGGATGGATCTGGTGTGGCCGAAAATTTCGGACAGATTTCACATTTATGCCTTTGACTGGCGGGGCTGCGGAGAATCGGACAAGCCCGAACCTGACGAGGGGTACGAGAATTACTCAATGAAGCAGCATGCAACGGACATGATTAATGCCATCCGTGGCATGAACATCGGTAAATGTCACCTGATCAACCACTCCACAGGTGGCATTATCTGCACCCACATGCTGCTGATGGCCCCCGAACTTTTCGGCAGGGTCCTTTGTCTTGATCCCGTAGGCCCTCAGGGCATTGATCTTCCCGAAGGAAGCATGGAGATATTTCAGGCCATGAAAGAAAACTTCGATACGGCCTATGCCGTGCTGGCCGGAACATCCCCCTCTCTTTTCGATCAGGGAACCCTTCGGCCCGGTCAGATGCCGGTCTTTCTGAGCAGTGTGGCGGAAGAGCAGAAAAAACTCTTCCGGCTTATCGTAGACAAAACCCGGCAGTTAAGTGACGGGATCTGGTTCGGAACACCGACACAATTGTCCAGGGAATATCATTCCGGAAAACTGAAAGAAAGGCTCGGTGAGATCCGGCACGAACATCTGGTTCTGTGGGGAGAACAGGATGCCTGGATTCCGAAAGAGCATGTTGAGGAAATGGTGACGCTGCTTCCGAATTGCGAATTTCGGATTCTTCCCGGTGTGGGGCATTGTTTAAACCTGGAAGCCCCCGAACATTTTGCAAAAATATGCGCAGAATTTTTCAGTGACAGCTTATAA
- a CDS encoding IS1/IS1595 family N-terminal zinc-binding domain-containing protein has protein sequence MNFPDCKSENINKNGSNSSGKQKFICKSCGRQFVENPEYRKIGSLVIRVEIFIQIKQFVILVFRFIPITKFPFLNNELP, from the coding sequence ATGAACTTTCCTGACTGCAAATCTGAAAATATCAACAAAAACGGCAGCAATTCATCGGGAAAACAGAAGTTTATATGCAAATCATGCGGCAGACAGTTTGTTGAGAATCCGGAATACAGAAAAATTGGCTCTTTGGTAATTCGTGTTGAAATTTTTATACAAATAAAACAGTTTGTTATTCTGGTTTTCCGCTTTATTCCAATCACAAAATTTCCATTTTTGAACAATGAACTGCCATAA